A section of the Streptomyces sp. V3I8 genome encodes:
- a CDS encoding glycoside hydrolase family 13 protein produces the protein MSQQHSADPAPNSALATVADRRDWWRDAVIYQVYPRSFADSNGDGMGDLEGVRARLPYLRDLGVDAVWLSPFYASPQADAGYDVADYRAVDPMFGNLLDADALIRDAHGLGLRIIVDLVPNHSSDQHEWFRRALAEGPGSPSRERYHFRAGKGENGELPPNDWESIFGGPAWTRVTEPDGAPGEWYLHLFAPEQPDFDWTHPAVGDEFRSVLRFWLDMGVDGFRIDVAHGLVKAEGLPDLGSHEQLKLLGNDVMPFFDQDGVHEIYRQWRLVLDEYSGDRIFVAEAWTPTIERTANYVRPDELHQAFNFQYLSTHWDAQELRSCIDRTLDAMRPVGAPATWVLSNHDVTRHTTRFANPAGLGTQIRLAGDRALGLRRARAATLLMLALPGSAYLYQGEELGLPDVVDLPDEVRQDPAYFRGAGQDGFRDGCRVPIPWNREGSSYGFGSGGSWLPQPAGWGELSVEAQTGVAGSTLELYRSALAVRSERADLGAGDRVEWLTAPEGVLAFRRGAFTCTTNTRSEAVSVPAYGRVLLASGEVTVTDDGTARLSADTTVWWIAG, from the coding sequence ATGAGCCAGCAGCACTCCGCCGACCCGGCGCCGAACTCCGCTCTCGCCACTGTCGCCGACCGCCGCGACTGGTGGCGCGACGCGGTGATCTACCAGGTCTACCCCCGCAGTTTCGCCGACAGCAACGGCGACGGCATGGGCGACCTGGAGGGCGTACGTGCCCGACTCCCGTACCTGCGCGACCTCGGCGTGGACGCCGTGTGGCTCAGCCCCTTCTACGCCTCGCCGCAGGCCGACGCGGGCTACGACGTGGCGGACTACCGGGCCGTCGACCCCATGTTCGGCAACCTGCTCGACGCGGACGCGCTGATCCGCGACGCGCACGGGCTGGGCCTCAGGATCATCGTCGACCTCGTCCCCAACCACTCCTCCGACCAGCACGAGTGGTTCAGGCGGGCCCTCGCCGAGGGGCCCGGTTCGCCCTCGCGGGAGCGCTACCACTTCCGCGCCGGCAAGGGCGAGAACGGCGAACTGCCCCCCAACGACTGGGAGTCCATCTTCGGCGGCCCCGCCTGGACACGGGTCACCGAGCCGGACGGCGCCCCCGGGGAGTGGTACCTCCACCTCTTCGCGCCGGAGCAGCCCGACTTCGACTGGACCCACCCGGCGGTCGGCGACGAGTTCCGCTCGGTCCTGCGGTTCTGGCTCGACATGGGCGTCGACGGTTTCCGCATCGACGTGGCACACGGTCTGGTGAAGGCGGAAGGGCTGCCGGACCTGGGATCCCACGAGCAGCTCAAGCTTCTGGGCAACGACGTCATGCCGTTCTTCGACCAGGACGGTGTGCACGAGATCTACCGCCAGTGGCGCCTCGTACTGGACGAGTACTCGGGCGACCGCATCTTCGTCGCCGAGGCGTGGACGCCGACCATCGAGCGCACCGCCAACTACGTGCGCCCCGACGAACTGCACCAGGCCTTCAACTTCCAGTATCTGAGCACCCATTGGGACGCCCAGGAGCTGCGGTCCTGCATCGACCGCACCCTCGACGCGATGCGTCCCGTGGGCGCCCCCGCCACCTGGGTGCTCTCCAACCACGACGTGACCCGGCACACGACGCGGTTCGCCAACCCGGCCGGGCTCGGCACCCAGATCCGCCTCGCCGGGGACCGCGCGCTGGGCCTGCGCCGGGCCCGCGCCGCGACGCTGCTGATGCTCGCGCTGCCCGGGTCCGCGTACCTCTACCAGGGCGAGGAGCTGGGCCTGCCGGACGTCGTCGACCTGCCGGACGAGGTGCGCCAGGACCCGGCGTACTTCCGCGGCGCGGGCCAGGACGGGTTCCGGGACGGCTGCCGGGTGCCGATCCCGTGGAACCGCGAGGGCTCGTCGTACGGCTTCGGCAGCGGCGGCAGCTGGCTCCCGCAGCCGGCCGGCTGGGGCGAACTGAGCGTCGAGGCGCAGACCGGCGTCGCGGGCTCGACCCTGGAGCTGTACCGGTCCGCGCTCGCCGTGCGCAGTGAGCGGGCCGACCTCGGCGCGGGCGACCGGGTGGAGTGGCTGACGGCGCCCGAGGGTGTCCTGGCCTTCCGCCGCGGGGCGTTCACGTGCACCACCAACACCCGGAGCGAGGCGGTGAGCGTCCCCGCGTACGGACGCGTACTGCTCGCGAGCGGTGAGGTGACCGTGACGGACGACGGCACGGCGCGGCTGTCCGCCGACACCACCGTGTGGTGGATCGCCGGCTGA
- a CDS encoding sugar ABC transporter permease, translating to MSTTTVRRGERSRAGTLTSHGILGVASLIALFPIAWLVYLSLGPDKDDYLHPGGIWGKMTLDNYTFVLQHTPFFDWLRSTLVVSLGTTVIGVMVAATTGYAVSRMRFPGYRKFMWVLLVTQMFPVAVLMVPMYEILSELQLIDNYFGLILVYCSTAVPYCAWLLKGYFDTIPFEIDEAGRVDGLSPFGTFFRLILPLAKPGLAVAAFYSFITAFGEVAFASTFMLSDTKYTFAVGLQSFVSEHDAQRNLMAATAVLVAVPVSAFFYLVQKNLVTGLTAGGTKG from the coding sequence ATGAGCACCACGACCGTAAGGCGCGGCGAGCGCAGCCGCGCCGGCACCCTGACCTCGCACGGCATCCTCGGTGTCGCGAGCCTGATCGCACTCTTCCCGATCGCCTGGCTGGTCTATCTGTCCCTCGGCCCGGACAAGGACGACTACCTGCACCCCGGAGGCATCTGGGGCAAGATGACGCTCGACAACTACACGTTCGTGCTGCAGCACACGCCGTTCTTCGACTGGCTGCGGAGCACGCTCGTCGTGTCGCTGGGCACGACCGTCATCGGCGTCATGGTGGCCGCCACCACCGGCTACGCGGTCTCGCGCATGCGGTTCCCCGGCTACCGGAAGTTCATGTGGGTGCTGCTGGTGACCCAGATGTTCCCGGTCGCCGTGCTGATGGTCCCGATGTACGAGATCCTCAGCGAACTCCAGCTCATCGACAACTACTTCGGCCTGATCCTCGTCTACTGCTCGACCGCCGTGCCGTACTGCGCGTGGCTGCTCAAGGGGTACTTCGACACCATCCCCTTCGAGATCGACGAGGCGGGGCGCGTCGACGGCCTGTCGCCCTTCGGCACGTTCTTCCGGCTGATCCTCCCCCTCGCCAAGCCGGGGCTGGCCGTCGCCGCCTTCTACAGCTTCATCACCGCGTTCGGCGAGGTCGCGTTCGCCTCGACGTTCATGCTGTCCGACACGAAGTACACGTTCGCGGTCGGACTGCAGAGCTTCGTCAGCGAGCACGACGCGCAGCGCAACCTGATGGCCGCCACCGCGGTGCTGGTGGCCGTTCCGGTGTCCGCGTTCTTCTACCTTGTGCAGAAGAATCTGGTGACCGGCCTGACCGCGGGCGGCACGAAGGGGTGA
- a CDS encoding carbohydrate ABC transporter permease, whose translation MTVAIDRATGKRRGDRVPRPGPLQRLKHAYQRYWYAYVMTAPVVVVLGVLVLYPLVRGVYLTFTDATSLNSARTIGVNHIDATYEFVGLDNYADILWGPTAYDRFWSHFIWTIVWTALCVLLHYAIGLGLALLLDQKLRGRTFYRLILVLPWAVPTFVTVFGWRFMLADGGIINTVLDAVHLPSPLWLEDTFWQRFAAIMVNTWCGVPFMMVSLLGGLQSIDAVLYEAAEMDGANAWQRFRHVTLPGLRSVSSTVVLLGIIWTFNQFAIIFLLFGDTAPDAQILVTWAYQLGFGQQPRDYAQSAAYGVLLLSILIVFTSVYRRWLARNEQQLAA comes from the coding sequence ATGACAGTCGCCATCGACCGCGCGACCGGCAAGCGCCGCGGTGACCGGGTCCCGCGCCCCGGCCCGCTCCAGCGCCTGAAGCACGCGTACCAGAGGTACTGGTACGCGTACGTGATGACCGCCCCGGTGGTCGTCGTCCTCGGTGTGCTGGTGCTCTATCCGCTGGTACGCGGCGTCTACCTGACGTTCACCGACGCCACCAGCCTCAACTCGGCCCGCACGATCGGCGTCAACCACATCGACGCCACCTACGAGTTCGTCGGCCTGGACAACTACGCCGACATCCTGTGGGGCCCCACCGCGTACGACCGGTTCTGGTCGCACTTCATCTGGACGATCGTGTGGACGGCGCTGTGCGTGCTGCTGCACTACGCCATCGGGCTCGGACTCGCGCTGTTGCTCGACCAGAAGCTGCGGGGCCGCACCTTCTACCGGCTGATACTCGTCCTGCCGTGGGCCGTGCCGACCTTCGTCACCGTCTTCGGCTGGCGCTTCATGCTCGCCGACGGCGGCATCATCAACACCGTGCTCGACGCGGTGCACCTGCCGTCGCCGCTGTGGCTGGAGGACACCTTCTGGCAGCGGTTCGCCGCGATCATGGTCAACACCTGGTGCGGTGTGCCGTTCATGATGGTCTCGCTCCTCGGCGGCCTGCAGTCCATCGACGCCGTTCTGTACGAGGCCGCCGAGATGGACGGCGCCAACGCCTGGCAGCGCTTCCGGCACGTGACCCTGCCGGGCCTGCGGTCCGTCAGCTCCACCGTCGTGCTGCTCGGCATCATCTGGACGTTCAACCAGTTCGCCATCATCTTCCTGCTCTTCGGCGACACCGCGCCGGACGCGCAGATCCTCGTCACCTGGGCCTACCAACTGGGCTTCGGGCAGCAGCCGCGCGACTACGCGCAGTCCGCCGCGTACGGCGTCCTGCTGCTGTCCATCCTGATCGTCTTCACCTCCGTCTACCGCCGCTGGCTGGCCCGCAATGAGCAGCAGCTCGCGGCCTGA
- a CDS encoding extracellular solute-binding protein: MRRGIAATALVASLALTATACGSDGDDSGEADGPVTLTWWDTSNATNEAPTYKALVKEFEKANPDIKVKYVNVPFDQAQNKFDTAAGSKGAPDVLRSEVGWTPAFAKKGFFLPLDGTEALAEQDKFQPSLIEQAKYEGKTYGVPLVTDTLALVYNKKLFEKAGLDGAPTTWADLKSDAATVKGKTGVDGYWGSTQAYYAQSFLHGEGTDTVDAEAKKITVNSPEAVKGYKTWQGLFDGKGLHKADTTADAYAHIQDAFVNGKVASIIQGPWEITNFYKGSAFKDRNNLGIATVPAGSTGKAGAPTGGHNLSVYAGSDKAHQKASLTFLKFMTSAKSQETVALKNSTLPTREDAYTTEVKSDPGIAGYQGVLSAAQPRPALPEYSSLWGPLDTELPKIAGGKESLDKGLDNAETSIAKLVPDFGK; this comes from the coding sequence ATGCGGCGTGGCATAGCGGCCACCGCACTGGTGGCGTCCCTCGCCCTCACGGCGACGGCCTGCGGTTCGGACGGCGACGACAGTGGCGAGGCGGACGGCCCGGTCACCCTCACGTGGTGGGACACGTCCAACGCCACCAACGAGGCACCGACGTACAAGGCCCTCGTGAAGGAATTCGAGAAGGCCAACCCGGACATCAAGGTCAAGTACGTCAACGTGCCCTTCGACCAGGCACAGAACAAGTTCGACACCGCCGCCGGTTCCAAGGGAGCCCCGGACGTCCTGCGTTCCGAGGTCGGCTGGACCCCCGCGTTCGCCAAGAAGGGCTTCTTCCTGCCGCTCGACGGCACCGAGGCCCTGGCGGAGCAGGACAAGTTCCAGCCCAGCCTGATCGAGCAGGCCAAGTACGAGGGCAAGACGTACGGGGTGCCGCTGGTCACCGACACCCTCGCGCTGGTCTACAACAAGAAGCTCTTCGAGAAGGCCGGCCTCGACGGGGCGCCCACCACCTGGGCCGACCTCAAGTCGGACGCCGCCACCGTCAAGGGCAAGACGGGCGTCGACGGCTACTGGGGCTCCACCCAGGCCTACTACGCGCAGTCCTTCCTGCACGGCGAGGGCACCGACACCGTCGACGCCGAGGCCAAGAAGATCACCGTCAACTCGCCCGAGGCGGTCAAGGGCTACAAGACCTGGCAGGGCCTGTTCGACGGCAAGGGCCTGCACAAGGCCGACACCACCGCCGACGCGTACGCCCACATCCAGGACGCCTTCGTCAACGGCAAGGTCGCCTCGATCATCCAGGGCCCGTGGGAGATCACGAACTTCTACAAGGGCTCGGCCTTCAAGGACAGGAACAACCTCGGTATCGCCACCGTCCCGGCCGGCTCCACCGGCAAGGCGGGCGCCCCGACCGGCGGCCACAACCTGTCCGTGTACGCGGGCTCGGACAAGGCCCACCAGAAGGCCTCGCTCACGTTCCTGAAGTTCATGACGTCGGCGAAGTCCCAGGAGACCGTCGCCCTCAAGAACTCCACGCTGCCGACCCGCGAGGACGCCTACACCACCGAGGTCAAGTCCGACCCGGGGATCGCCGGCTACCAGGGCGTGCTCTCCGCCGCCCAGCCGCGCCCGGCGCTGCCCGAGTACAGCTCCCTGTGGGGTCCGCTGGACACCGAACTGCCGAAGATCGCCGGCGGCAAGGAGTCCCTCGACAAGGGCCTGGACAACGCGGAGACCTCGATCGCCAAGCTGGTCCCGGACTTCGGCAAGTGA
- a CDS encoding alpha-amylase family protein, giving the protein MAKRALSCALAVAAAALVVPAGTAHASPPGTKDVTAVLFEWNFASVAKECTNRLGPAGYGYVQVSPPAEHIQGAQWWTSYQPVSYRIAGRLGDRTAFQNMVSTCHSAGVKVVADTVINHMSAGSGTGTGGSSYTKYDYPGLYSSPDFDNCTSQISNYQDRANVQNCELVGLADLDTGEEYVRSAVAKYLNDLLSLGVDGFRIDAAKHIPAADLANIKGRLSNTSAYWKQEAIYGAGEAVQPTEYTGTGDVQEFRYAFDLKRVFNNENLAYLKNYGEGWGYMGSGVSGVFVDNHDTERNGSTLSYKDNANYTLANVFMLAYPYGAPDINSGYEFSSTDAGPPNGGSVSACWQDGWKCQHAWPEISSMVAFRNAVRGQSLTNWWDNGGDAIAFGRGTKGFVAINHESSSLTRTYQTSLAAGTYCNVQAGATVTVNGSGQLTATLAANTALAVYTGKSAC; this is encoded by the coding sequence ATGGCCAAGAGAGCTCTGTCCTGTGCGCTCGCCGTGGCGGCCGCCGCGCTCGTCGTCCCCGCGGGCACCGCCCACGCCTCCCCACCGGGCACCAAGGACGTCACCGCCGTCCTCTTCGAGTGGAACTTCGCGTCCGTGGCCAAGGAGTGCACCAACCGGCTGGGCCCGGCCGGTTACGGATACGTCCAGGTCTCCCCGCCCGCCGAGCACATACAGGGCGCGCAGTGGTGGACCTCGTACCAGCCCGTCAGCTACAGGATCGCCGGGCGCCTCGGTGACCGTACGGCCTTCCAGAACATGGTCAGCACCTGTCACTCGGCAGGCGTGAAGGTCGTCGCCGACACGGTGATCAACCACATGTCGGCGGGCAGCGGCACCGGTACGGGCGGCTCGTCCTACACGAAGTACGACTACCCCGGTCTGTACTCCTCGCCCGACTTCGACAACTGCACCTCGCAGATCAGCAACTACCAGGACCGCGCCAACGTCCAGAACTGCGAACTCGTCGGGCTCGCCGACCTGGACACCGGCGAGGAGTACGTCCGCTCCGCCGTCGCCAAGTACCTGAACGACCTGCTGTCGCTGGGTGTCGACGGGTTCCGCATAGACGCGGCCAAGCACATCCCGGCCGCCGACCTCGCCAACATCAAGGGCCGGCTGAGCAACACGTCCGCGTACTGGAAGCAGGAGGCCATCTACGGGGCCGGTGAGGCGGTCCAGCCGACCGAGTACACCGGGACCGGGGACGTCCAGGAGTTCCGGTACGCGTTCGACCTCAAGCGCGTCTTCAACAACGAGAACCTCGCCTACCTGAAGAACTACGGCGAGGGCTGGGGCTATATGGGCAGCGGAGTCTCGGGGGTCTTCGTGGACAACCACGACACCGAGCGCAACGGGTCGACGCTCAGCTACAAGGACAACGCGAACTACACCCTCGCCAACGTGTTCATGCTGGCGTACCCGTACGGGGCGCCCGACATCAACTCGGGGTACGAGTTCTCGTCCACGGACGCGGGGCCGCCCAACGGCGGTTCGGTGAGCGCCTGTTGGCAGGACGGATGGAAGTGCCAGCATGCCTGGCCGGAGATCAGCTCGATGGTCGCCTTCCGCAACGCCGTGCGGGGGCAGTCCCTCACCAACTGGTGGGACAACGGGGGTGACGCGATCGCGTTCGGCCGGGGCACCAAGGGCTTCGTGGCCATCAACCACGAGTCGTCCTCGCTGACCCGCACCTACCAGACCTCGCTCGCGGCCGGCACGTACTGCAACGTGCAGGCCGGCGCGACGGTGACGGTGAACGGCTCGGGCCAGCTCACGGCGACGCTCGCGGCGAACACCGCGCTGGCGGTCTACACGGGCAAGTCCGCCTGCTGA